A genomic segment from Daphnia carinata strain CSIRO-1 chromosome 1, CSIRO_AGI_Dcar_HiC_V3, whole genome shotgun sequence encodes:
- the LOC130691507 gene encoding growth hormone-inducible transmembrane protein-like, whose translation MFSAYVLRSGLTNFVGKTSLKQATVLFSKPNIYSLTSRQLTNQTRGSLTRRATRSRSLKEIAMAPAGEGAFSLGKGLVLGASGLGLGALCFYGLGFASEPGAIDRSVMWPEYVKDRIRTTYMYFGGSIMLTAASAMACFRSPVIMKAVMGNSWVVILGSIAAMIGTGMIVRSIPYQPGVGSKQAAWALHSAVIGAVVAPLCFLGGPLLLRAAVYTAGIVGGLSTVAVCAPSEKFLNMGGPLAIGFGAVFAASLGSMFLPPTTALGAGLYSVALYGGLVLFSAFLLYDTQKIVHAAEVHSPYSARPFDPVNASISIYMDTINIFVRIASILAGGNRKR comes from the exons ATGTTTTCGGCCTACGTTCTCCGTAGTGGTTTGACGAACTTTGTTGGGAAAACTTCCCTCAAACAAGCAACTGTGCTTTTCTCAAAGCCAAATATCTACAGCTTGACGTCAAGGCAATTGACTAATCAGACTCGTGGTAGTTTAACACGCAGAGCTACTAGATCCCGTTCCCTGAAAGAAATTGCTATGGCTCCAGCTGGGGAAGGAG CATTTAGTCTTGGCAAAGGATTAGTGTTGGGTGCATCAGGGCTTGGCCTTGGTGCCCTTTGCTTTTATGGACTAGGATTTGCCTCTGAACCTGGGGCAATTGATAGATCTGT GATGTGGCCTGAGTATGTTAAAGATAGGATAAGGACAACATACATGTACTTCGGAGGTTCCATAATGTTGACAGCTGCCTCAGCTATGGCCTGCTTTCGCAGTCCTGTAATTATGAAGGCAGTAATGGGAAATTCTTGGGTG GTCATTTTAGGCAGCATTGCTGCAATGATTGGTACAGGAATGATAGTTCGCAGTATACCTTATCAACCAGGGGTCGGGTCGAAGCAAGCTGCCTGGGCCCTTCATTCGGCTGTCATAGGTGCCGTTGTTGCCCCGTTATGTTTTCTAGGTGGCCCATTGCTTCTTCGTGCTgcagt GTACACGGCAGGAATTGTTGGTGGCTTATCCACCGTAGCTGTTTGTGCCCCGAGTGAGAAATTTTTGAACATGGGAGGACCCTTGGCCATTGGTTTTGGCGCCGTCTTTGCCGCATCGCTTGGAA GCATGTTTTTACCACCTACTACGGCACTTGGCGCTGGCCTCTATTCCGTCGCTCTTTACGGTGGCCTG GTTCTCTTTTCCGCGTTCTTGCTTTACGATACCCAAAAAATTGTACACGCTGCCGAAGTTCACTCTCCTTATTCTGCTCGACCATTCGATCCCGTTAATGC ATCCATTTCAATTTATATGGACACTATCAACATTTTCGTCAGGATTGCCAGCATTTTGGCTGGAGGCAACAGGAAACGTTAA